One genomic region from Salvia hispanica cultivar TCC Black 2014 chromosome 2, UniMelb_Shisp_WGS_1.0, whole genome shotgun sequence encodes:
- the LOC125208390 gene encoding monodehydroascorbate reductase produces the protein MAEKSFKYVIVGGGVAAGYAAREFAKQGVKSGELAIISKEAVAPYERPALSKAYLFPEGTARLPGFHVCVGSGGERLLPEWYTEKGISLILNTEIVKADLASKTLISAAGETFKYQILIVATGSTVIRLTDFGVEGADAKNIFYLREIDDADKLVEAIKAKKNGKALIVGGGYIGLELSAALRMNNIDVCMVYPEPWCMPRLFTAGIASFYESYYANKGIDIIKGTVAVGFGKNENGEVVDVKLKDGRVIAADIVVVGVGGRPLTTLVKGQVEEEKGGIKTDAFFKTSSPDVYAVGDVATFPLKLFNEQRRVEHVDHARKSAEQAVKAIFASEQGTSIEEYDYLPYFYSRAFDLSWQFYGDNVGETVLFGDNNPTSSTHKFGTYWIKDGKVVGVFLESGTPEENKAIAKLARVQPLVDNLDQLAAEGLAFANNI, from the exons ATGGCAGAGAAGTCATTCAAGTACGTGATCGTCGGTGGTGGCGTCGCGGCC GGATATGCTGCTCGAGAGTTTGCCAAGCAGGGAGTCAAATCCGGTGAACTGGCAATTATTTCCAAAGAGGCG GTGGCCCCTTATGAACGCCCAGCACTTAGTAAGGCATATCTGTTCCCTGAGG GAACTGCCAGGCTCCCAGGTTTCCATGTGTGTGTTGGAAGTGGAGGAGAGAGGCTCCTTCCCGAGTGGTACACTGAGAAAG GGATATCTTTGATCCTCAACACGGAAATAGTCAAAGCAGATCTTGCTTCAAAGACACTTATCAGTGCGGCCGGAGAAACTTTTAAATATCAGATATTGATTGTAGCAACTGGCTCTACT GTTATTAGGCTGACGGACTTTGGCGTAGAAGGTGCTGATGCCAAAAACATCTTTTATTTGAGAGAAATTGATGATGCTGACAAACTTGTTGAAGCAATCAAAGCTAAGAAAAATGGGAAAGCTCTGATTGTTGGGGGTGGATACATAGGTTTGGAGCTAAGTGCTGCTCTGAGGATGAATAACATTGATGTCTGCATGGTTTACCCTGAACCTTGGTGCA tGCCTAGGTTATTCACTGCTGGCATTGCTTCATTCTACGAGAGCTACTATGCAAATAAGGGAATTGATATCATCAAGGGCACTGTAGCTGTTGGGTTTGGGAAGAATGAAAACGGAGAG GTCGTAGATGTAAAACTCAAGGATGGTAGGGTTATAGCAGCCgatattgttgttgttggtgTAGGTGGAAGGCCCCTCACAACTCTTGTTAAAGGCCAGGTTGAAGAAGAGAAGGGAGGAATCAAG ACTGATGCTTTCTTCAAGACAAGCTCTCCTGATGTATATGCCGTGGGTGATGTTGCTACATTCCCCTTGAAATTATTCAATGAGCAAAGGAGAGTTGAGCATGTCGATCATGCACGCAAATCTGCTGAACAGGCTGTTAAG GCAATATTCGCAAGTGAACAAGGGACGTCTATTGAGGAATACGATTACCTCCCATACTTCTACTCTCGAGCCTTCGACCTGTCATGGCAGTTCTACGGTGACAACGTTGGTGAGACCGTTCTATTTGGAGACAACAACCCAACATCGTCGACGCACAAGTTTGGAACATATTGGATTAAAGATGGGAAGGTGGTCGGCGTGTTTCTGGAGAGCGGCACTCCTGAAGAAAACAAGGCCATCGCGAAACTTGCAAGGGTCCAGCCTCTAGTAGACAACTTGGATCAACTAGCCGCGGAGGGTCTTGCCTTCGCAAACAATATTTGA